One part of the Alistipes onderdonkii genome encodes these proteins:
- a CDS encoding imelysin family protein: protein MKNLFKNSVYAAAALVLALGAASCSDSDGDYTFADEREEALKDAAVDFVDNNVIPTYKALADGSIALQEDCEAMLEAFDAGTLTTPLVQAACNDWITTRKHWELSEAYLYGAAADYDIDPHIDSWPLDGTALQNLLNNNSMMAEIERNPDYVSANLGYGLLGFHALEYMLFENAGPRALGKYTRPQLVYLVGVANDLCNMCVRLEASWAGLDNVTEEKQTILGDAELEPTFDYGASMRNSGKGGSKYRNYKDAAEEIIQGCIDIATEVGSQKIGRPANGTSSEDINYIESPYSQNSKTDFIDNIISIRNTYQGMTSGDASVSDWIEVVDPVLDTEVRNAISTAIEKIQACPAPFVDNRTAQAWKDAATYCNNDLVNALTKALTALSVEK, encoded by the coding sequence ATGAAAAATCTGTTCAAAAATTCCGTTTATGCAGCCGCGGCACTCGTCCTGGCGCTCGGGGCCGCATCGTGCAGCGACAGCGACGGCGATTACACGTTTGCCGACGAGCGTGAAGAGGCGCTCAAGGATGCTGCCGTAGATTTCGTCGACAATAACGTGATTCCGACCTATAAGGCCCTGGCCGACGGGAGCATCGCCTTGCAGGAGGATTGCGAGGCCATGCTGGAGGCTTTCGACGCGGGAACCCTTACGACCCCGCTGGTGCAGGCCGCCTGCAACGACTGGATCACCACGCGCAAGCACTGGGAGCTCAGCGAGGCCTACCTTTACGGCGCTGCGGCCGATTACGACATCGACCCGCATATCGACTCCTGGCCGCTGGACGGCACGGCGCTTCAGAACCTGCTGAACAACAACAGTATGATGGCCGAGATCGAGAGGAATCCCGATTATGTCAGCGCCAATCTGGGTTACGGCCTACTCGGGTTCCATGCGTTGGAATACATGCTTTTCGAGAATGCGGGCCCCCGCGCCCTCGGCAAATACACCCGTCCCCAGCTGGTATACCTGGTCGGTGTGGCCAACGATCTGTGCAACATGTGCGTACGTCTCGAAGCTTCGTGGGCGGGGCTGGACAATGTCACCGAAGAGAAGCAGACGATCCTGGGCGATGCCGAACTGGAGCCGACCTTCGACTACGGCGCTTCGATGCGCAATTCGGGGAAGGGCGGCAGCAAGTACCGCAACTATAAGGATGCCGCCGAGGAGATCATCCAGGGCTGCATCGACATCGCCACGGAGGTCGGCTCGCAGAAGATCGGCCGTCCGGCCAACGGAACCAGCTCCGAGGATATCAATTACATCGAGTCGCCTTACAGCCAGAATTCGAAGACCGATTTCATCGACAACATCATCAGCATCCGGAACACCTATCAGGGTATGACCTCCGGCGACGCTTCGGTGAGCGACTGGATCGAGGTGGTCGACCCCGTCCTCGATACGGAGGTTCGCAATGCGATTTCCACGGCGATCGAAAAGATCCAGGCCTGCCCGGCCCCGTTCGTCGACAACCGTACGGCACAGGCATGGAAGGATGCCGCCACCTATTGCAATAACGACCTTGTGAACGCGCTTACGAAGGCGCTGACGGCACTGTCGGTCGAAAAATAA
- a CDS encoding di-heme oxidoredictase family protein — MKKHLIYSLCMSAALMAAACADDKGTDPAPDPNPDPVPEEYYAGGKLGTAFNTTSVAYEQPTPVVDDDAAMTQRFLNGEALFEKPFTANSSGVRYGLGPLYIRTSCLHCHPGYGHGKRIEGAFNTNQIGNGYLLVITDEDDNYLTSLTGMPQTRAVAPFKAPIDESKIMIGWQEYTDEWGNKFPDGESYSLIYPEVTIPEDAYYVPLIGAKGEVPYAKVRVRLESTIGIYGTGLLDAISDSDLKAEYVRQEQNGVPLNPAIFKNGEWVKTYGTTTHPLRYTYALSRGPLQDAAGANAIWNITNVTRSDRRYHYMTAAYAEVASKDADVQRDFYTLFPAWNKTGDVAQDIYDYLMNKELPVEMSDEDYVDFMVWHRGLAVPAARNLDDADVKRGKALFTEIGCATCHRPTWTTGDDVFTDPNGFFADGDSRLPRYPNQKIWPYSDMVQHRLFMVNDIRTGWCRTTPLWGRGLSEKCTGASDRLHDCRARTVIEAIMWHGAAQSDARWSVEKFRTLSKDDRDAVVEFIESI, encoded by the coding sequence ATGAAAAAGCACTTGATTTACAGCCTGTGCATGTCGGCAGCCCTGATGGCTGCCGCGTGCGCTGATGACAAGGGGACGGATCCCGCCCCCGATCCGAATCCCGACCCCGTTCCCGAGGAGTATTACGCCGGCGGCAAGCTCGGCACGGCTTTCAACACCACGTCGGTGGCCTACGAGCAGCCTACGCCGGTCGTCGATGACGACGCCGCGATGACGCAGCGTTTCCTGAACGGCGAGGCGCTGTTCGAAAAACCCTTCACGGCCAACTCGTCGGGTGTGCGCTACGGCCTCGGGCCGCTCTATATCCGCACCTCGTGTCTGCACTGCCACCCGGGCTACGGCCACGGCAAGCGTATCGAAGGCGCGTTCAACACCAACCAGATCGGCAACGGCTATCTGCTGGTCATCACCGACGAGGACGACAATTACCTGACATCGCTCACCGGTATGCCGCAAACGCGGGCCGTGGCGCCGTTCAAAGCCCCGATCGACGAATCGAAGATCATGATCGGCTGGCAGGAGTATACCGACGAGTGGGGCAATAAGTTTCCCGACGGCGAGTCTTACAGCCTGATCTATCCCGAAGTGACGATCCCCGAGGACGCCTATTACGTACCGCTGATCGGCGCCAAGGGCGAGGTGCCCTATGCCAAGGTGCGCGTGCGCCTCGAATCGACCATCGGCATCTACGGTACGGGTTTGCTGGATGCCATTTCGGACAGCGACCTGAAAGCCGAGTACGTTCGCCAGGAGCAGAACGGCGTGCCGCTCAATCCCGCGATCTTCAAGAACGGCGAGTGGGTCAAGACCTACGGGACGACCACCCATCCGCTGCGCTATACCTATGCCCTGAGCCGCGGCCCGTTGCAGGATGCGGCGGGTGCCAATGCCATCTGGAACATCACCAACGTGACCCGCTCCGACCGCCGCTACCACTACATGACCGCTGCTTATGCCGAAGTAGCGTCGAAGGACGCCGATGTGCAGCGGGATTTCTACACGCTTTTCCCGGCGTGGAACAAGACGGGCGACGTTGCGCAGGATATTTACGACTATCTGATGAACAAGGAACTGCCTGTCGAGATGAGCGATGAGGACTATGTCGACTTCATGGTCTGGCACCGCGGTCTGGCCGTACCGGCGGCGCGTAACCTCGACGATGCGGACGTCAAACGCGGCAAGGCGCTCTTCACCGAGATCGGCTGTGCCACCTGCCACCGTCCGACCTGGACGACGGGCGACGATGTCTTTACCGACCCCAACGGTTTCTTTGCCGACGGCGACAGCCGCCTGCCGCGTTATCCTAACCAGAAGATCTGGCCCTACTCCGACATGGTGCAGCACCGGCTCTTCATGGTGAACGACATCCGCACGGGCTGGTGCCGTACGACGCCGCTCTGGGGCCGTGGCCTGAGCGAGAAGTGCACGGGCGCCAGCGACCGCCTGCACGATTGCCGTGCGCGGACGGTCATCGAGGCTATCATGTGGCATGGCGCGGCGCAGAGCGACGCCCGCTGGTCGGTCGAGAAGTTCCGCACGCTGAGCAAGGACGACCGCGACGCGGTGGTCGAATTCATCGAATCCATCTAA